From Candidatus Equadaptatus faecalis:
AAGTATTATCTGTTACTGGACGAGGTGCAGTATATTGACGCGTTTGAAGACGTGCTGAACAGTTTTAAGAATATGGGGTGTGACGTCTACGTTACAGGTTCAAATTCAAAACTGCTTTCGTCTGATGTCAGTACCGCATTGAGGGGAAGGAGTATTGATATAAAGGTTTATCCGCTTTCCTTTGCTGAGTATTACAGTTATGCCGGCGGAGATGTCAGAAAAGCGTTTAACAGTTATATGCTCTATGGCGGTTTTCCGTATATTGCCTCGGAAACTGAGGCAAATCACAAAACAAAGTATCTCAAAATGCTGGAGGAAACAGTTGCGACCAAGGATATTATAAGCCACTACAAGTTACGCAGTCCGGCATTGTTTAACGCGGTTTACGATTTTCTCTGTTCAAATATAGGCTGTCTGATCAGCCCAAAGAAGATTTCAGATACACTCAAAACAAACGGCTATCCCAAAATTACGCCTGATACGGTGGGTAATTATCTTCAGTATCTTTGTGAAGCGTTTCTGTTTTATAAGGTCTACCGCTACGATTTGAAGGGCAAAGGCTATCTGAAAACGCTCAACAAATATTATGCCGTTGATACAGGGCTTAGAAACGCAAAACTGAACTACAGGCAGACCGAAATAACGCATATTCTGGAAAACATTGTGTATCTTGAACTTTTACGCCGCGGATATACGGTAGATATTGGCAAAAATGCCGCAAAGGAGATAGATTTTGTCGCAAAAGACGGTATGAATACGTATTATATTCAGGTCGCATATACGGTTAATGACGCTGTTAAAAGGCAGCAGGAACTGTCATCTTTCTACGGGCTTGACGATGCTTACAGAAAAATAGTTGTAACGATGGACGATGACCCTTTTACTATTCTTGAAAACGGTTACAAGAAGTTCAATATTTTTGATTTTCTGCTTAATCAAAACAGTTTGACCGGTGTTTAAGCAAGTGATACAAAAAATGAGGACGTTCGTTTGCGCCCTCA
This genomic window contains:
- a CDS encoding ATP-binding protein, which translates into the protein MLIARPAYLEQLISWKDTDLIKVVTGVRRCGKSVLLFDIFSDWLLNNGVSAKHLIKVNLEDRQNAALRNPDALYSYVREAVKGRGKYYLLLDEVQYIDAFEDVLNSFKNMGCDVYVTGSNSKLLSSDVSTALRGRSIDIKVYPLSFAEYYSYAGGDVRKAFNSYMLYGGFPYIASETEANHKTKYLKMLEETVATKDIISHYKLRSPALFNAVYDFLCSNIGCLISPKKISDTLKTNGYPKITPDTVGNYLQYLCEAFLFYKVYRYDLKGKGYLKTLNKYYAVDTGLRNAKLNYRQTEITHILENIVYLELLRRGYTVDIGKNAAKEIDFVAKDGMNTYYIQVAYTVNDAVKRQQELSSFYGLDDAYRKIVVTMDDDPFTILENGYKKFNIFDFLLNQNSLTGV